From Perca flavescens isolate YP-PL-M2 chromosome 19, PFLA_1.0, whole genome shotgun sequence:
TCGACCTTTCCCAGCAATCGGCCGGTCTCTCTCCTCCCACAGCGTGACCCCGTCACAGGCACAAATCTGTTTGGGGTTTTGGAAAAGACCTGCTGATCGGGCGATGATCCCACAGGCCAGTCTGTCGGAACAATGAAGAAAATCAGCTTTAAAAGACCAAGTCTCAATAACCCCAACCCTTGACAACTGCTTATTAGAGTGCTCATATAATAATTGGTCATATTAAGTCTAACACTGAAggtttgacaaaacaatccAACCTCAAAGTCCATTTACagattgtttttgaaaaaaaaatggttttgtagATAGATTGTAGATTTACAATTAAATGCACATTACGACTAGGTGtcttgaaaataaattatttactCACTCAATCAAGCTGcagtaacaaaacaaattgggaACTAATGCATTACTGACACAGAAAAGTATGTATGAACTcgaaatctatatatatataatttaatacttaaaaaaatatatatttttaaatacagcAGATTTTAAATAGAGATTTACGTGAGACTTGTTGGTCGTGTTTTTACAAAATGTCATTCctcattttgactttttaaaacaaCCCAAAATTAAGACAACAGAAAGGtttatcacaatattacaacattataaatacatacatataacatATACACCCTCTGTATAAACCAGCAATAAACAGACGAATAGAAACACCTTACATGTATAATGCAATCTAAATTAACATCACCACATACTACAGACTCACAAATTAACATAAAGCTGCCTACACATGATCAGAGGCAAACCCGCAAAGTAGGGCGCAGAGCATAGTGCAGGCACTTCAGAGGCGAAGCGCAGCGCAGGTATACGTCATCACTGCTTCTGGCTACCTCCTCATCTCATTGGTTGCTCTTTGAAAAGGTCAGCGGCAAAGAAAtcaaaagttgaaataatttgaactttgagtgGCAGCGCTTGGTGGCAATTTCGAGCGGTGCGCCACACCAAGGGAATCGCTTCTTCCTAGTTGTCTCCACCAATCTCCCCATAGGAAACCAATGGCACAGCCAGTGCACAGCGGTTTTAGcgtggatcatgtgtaggcggcttaagAGTTGGATCCCCTGAGACATTCAGAGACCTGATTCCAAAGGGTTCCTGAATGCATCTATGAATACTGAATGCCCGGATCAGAATGCTTATCTTACCTCACATGTTATTgtaccccctccccctcccccacccataTTAAGCCCCTGTTGTTGACCCACCTTTCCCCAGAGTTCCCAGTCTGTTTGGAGAGAGGGTGATTGCCTCGACCCAGGTCGTCCTCCTCTGCATCCACCACCAACGATCGGCCAATCACATCCCATACCTGCAGCGTGTGCACCAAGGGATCAATGAAGAAAAAATTAAAAGCTGTCATCTGGTGAGGTATTTGGAAAACTAGATGTTGTCATTGCTCTCtaaaactttgtttttgtgttacctTTAGCTGACGGTCCTCTTGTCTAAATGAGGCTCTACCATCTGGTCCAGCAACAATATTTCCCAGATCGCCTACATGCTGTATGACAATGACAGACAGAGAATAAATAACACTGAGCCATAGACGTAAATACACGAGGAGCATACAGCATGAAATACACTGCCTTATACTTGCAGCTCTCTGTCACACACTTCATTGAACTTTTAGCACCTGAAGCAGAACTGCGCAAAATGGCTCCTGTGGGACATATTTAGCAATCTGGGAGGTGGTATCACATCCTACATTTGAATTGGTGTTGAAAATTTATTAAATCTCAGGAGTGATTTTGTCAGAATTTATGGAGAAGAGGATCAATTATTTAGTTACTCCTTTTACATCTAAATGTTCTGGCACCGATGATCTACAGCATGGAGTGAAAAGTTATTTGTATAGAGTTCTTAGGAACAGACATGACTATACCCTTTCAGAGTCCCCTGGACCACCGTGTTGTCTTCCAAAGGGGTTATAGTGCTCTCCACAACTGTAAAAAGAAATTGGTTCTAATTAAATATAAGGGCAGTTAAATTGTAGAGCAATTTCATACTACTACTGTAAGTTTAACTGTGGGTGCTGTTGCTGTCAATGTATCCTTTGCTGCCCACTGTAAAATGGATCAGTGTTATCATTCTCGTGTAAACCAGACCAGCCTCTCCACTCCCTTCATGCAGCTCTTATAATACAGTGGTCCTACCTGAGACAGCCAAGTGTGAGGTCCCCCAGGGTGTGGACATGGAGGCCATGGGGTCCAGGCTCCAACCCATCTATGGTCCCATCAATCAAGCAACGCTCCTCAGACAGCTGCAGGAAACGCACCACCCCCTGGATCTTTCCCACACCAGCCAGCATGGCCACTGCTGAACCCAGGTCTGTCATAAAAACACAGTACATCCTAAACAATTTGTATAATCATGTCTGTGATCTTTTACACTACTTCACATCTGGACACATCCAGATTCTGTTTAGATATTACTGTAGTTCATATAACTGTATGGAATAAGAAGAATAAATTACAAATATGTCTAGAGTAACTGCCTCTGATCAGATTATGTTTCTCAGCTCACATTTGATTTTGTTGGAGGGAAACTGTGACTTAAAATCCTTGTCGGATATGCTGTCAACCATAACCAGCTGTGTTTGAGAGGTAAGCCGTGCTAAACATGTACTTCAAAAGTTGACTTGGAACTTTCCCAATTGATGTCAGGGATGCACTGGCATTcggtcacatacagtatgtacaaacaTGACCACCTCAGAGTAATCACATCCCAGTGCACACTAAATTTGTGCAATCACACTTCTATTTAGAGCTTTCTACTTGTGATACCCAGAACGTGTTTTATTGTTGTGAGAACAGCACCAGTATCTCAACAATTGAAGCTGCATTTAAGTCTAAATTATCAAGCATCTCTGCACTGCAGGGAGATCAATGACGGCACAATTAAAGCTTTAGcccttaacttttttttaataataatgcacgtctgttacattcaagctattgccaaatgagttgatctagagctgggcaatatatcgatattatattgatatcgtgacaTGAGagtagatattgtcttagattttggatatcgtaatatggcataagtgttgtcttttcctggttttaaaggctgcattacagtaaagttatgtcattttctgaacttaccagactgttgtaactgttctattatttgcctttacccacttagtcattatatccacattactaatgattatttatcagaaatctcattgtgtaaatattttgtgaaagcaccaatagtcaacactacaatatcgttgcggtatcgatagaggtatttggtcaaaaatactgtgatatttgattttctccagaTCGCCCAGACTTAAGTTGatccaaagctaattaagactatcagctccacaaaactctctctctatttctcagtatggctgtgtttagaAACTGGTGTCATCTGGCAACTTTTgtgcgcagaaactcaagtgaagataattacttcttctgaagagtccatcatgtttttttaatcctcagtGTCTCACCTTGCTCTAATCCTCCGATGCCTTTCAGCACGGCCCTGCGTCCAGTGCTCTCTATCAGAGCCTGCACTTCTGCACTGGTCAGAGCTGATTCTACCAACACCTCCTCCTTACCGACATCGATACTGACAGACGTCACGCCTGCAAACACATTGACAGCAAAATTATCATCTGATagatacacaaacagagagaatttacacaaatgcaggtaaaaataaaataaaaatcaattgtCTAAGCCAAATGACAAACATCTGCTTCcatcttctcaaatgtgaggctgcttttttttttgcttttataatGAAACACTACAAATGGAATACCCTTGTGTCACTTTTCTATTTTCTCACGCTTATGAGTAGTTTCTGTGCATCGTCTGTGAAATGGATATGGGATTATTTAGGGGATGGGTGTTTTGACATCTGAGTATTTTGTTTCAATGATTTTATACGTTTGGGTAAGAACGATGACATTTGGTACTAAAGGAGAAAGAAGAGACAGTGTTAAGTTGAAAAGCAGTTGCTGATTTCTAGAGAAAATTCTAGACATATTGCACATTTAGTTGATCTGCTGTACACTGACTTAcattatgtaggctacatcagCTTAACATAGTGATACTTGCTGAGTAATATGACATGGGCTTACGTACAGTTTAGTGTCACAAATTATCTTCCAAAAACTGAGTGTCCCAAATGAagagggtcttatttgagacaggttaggggtagggttaaggtagcacaggtggtttagcaggttgattgtatggggaatttgggacactaaactgcacgttgGCTACCTATAACATGATACATTGCGCACTGGAATGCATGAAGAAAGGCCAGCCACACACAAGCGACAGATAAAAGCTGGCTGACATTATTTGCTGTGTCATGGTCCTCCGCGGAGTCAACTACTAGAAATTAGAGCAGTTGCACTGTTGCTTTTACACCGTTAAAAAGAGCGGTCAGTTCCAGATGACAAACATCAGTGTTTCAGATGATGTTAACATGAATCAAGAGCTCCTTTCACAGCACTAGTAAACCTTGAAATTCTGTATTACCTGGTTTACCCTCCAGAGCAGCTCTGACTTTAACTGCGCACCTCTCACATGTCATCTGCACTGCAAACTCCAGCTGTGGAGGAGAACACAGACATGAAACACCTGTAGCTAATAACATGTATGGCGAATATAATGTCACTGCAGCGTGTAGCCTACAGTTATCCCGTAATCTAACTGCGCATGCAGCAAGACTGGACTTAATCATGTTGACTGTCAGACTACGCAACAGCAGCTGAATTAGGTATGCTTTTGTTTTgacattatttttatattacgGGTAAAATGATGTCGCGACACAGCAAAACATGAAGCTGAAAGATGACTGAAATTACTGTCAAACCTTGGTTGGTCTCACAGAGTCCATGTTGTTGGTGCACGTCGCCGCCTGGGCGATGAACAGTGATGAATTGAATAGATAACTTCCCACTTTTCTAGAAACGGAAACTAACCAGCTGGACCTGCTGCTAACGGCCGCCGCCATCTTTATGAGGTCACAGTGACGTTGCCGCACGTTACCGCCACCAGGTGCCGACTACTTGCAACTGCACTTATCTTATCAATGTTGGTTTTCATAGCATAGTGAAGTGAATGAAAAACCAATGATGCCTTCAGGTTGAGGGAGACACATTCAGTAATGTAAAGTAGGCTTCGAAATGGGCCAAagcaaagagtatagaagtactTTACTCTTTGCTTTGGCCTATTTCTAATATAATGAATGATGAGGGATTCTGCAAGTGTATGTGCACATAGGAACAGTGCAGAAAcagctatgttttttttatcagggtcagaggaggaggaggaagaggaggaggggattATCTGGACCAGAAGATTGTAGCATACAGATAAACCACCCTGAAGATTCTAAGCAGTAATAGTGATGTGGTGGCctccaattcaattttataatGTGTATagattattgttattaagtcgaTCTGCAGATTAAGCTCTGCGTTCCGTATGGGAGAGATCACAACTAAGCTGATGACTGCTTTATAGAGGAGACcagcgtgtgtatgtgtgtgtgtgtgtgtgtgtgtgtgtgtgtgtgtgtgtgtgtgtgtatctatacaTCCCTACCATATCTCTTTTTCATCCTCCTTGATAGCAGAGATAAGCCACAGGAGGTTGCAGATGACCGTGATGTGGCCTAACAATCTGGGTTGCAagtccaaaataaaagcttctaAAATCGAACCTCCTCGAACTAAATCTGGGATGATGAGTTCAGAGAGTGACACACATTTCGctgctgtgcatgtgtgttcctCTACAGAGGCTGTTGATCCAGAAACGTGTCCGTTCAAATCAAGGGCAGCTGGACTCGGTTAAAGGTGCTTTGAAGATGTTTTGTTTGTCATCTGGGAGACTTCTTCAGTTCTGACAGAACACTATAGGAAAAACACAGCTATTTAACCTCTGTGGGGACGTTGTTAAGATAATAG
This genomic window contains:
- the ccs gene encoding copper chaperone for superoxide dismutase, encoding MAAAVSSRSSWLVSVSRKVGSYLFNSSLFIAQAATCTNNMDSVRPTKLEFAVQMTCERCAVKVRAALEGKPGVTSVSIDVGKEEVLVESALTSAEVQALIESTGRRAVLKGIGGLEQDLGSAVAMLAGVGKIQGVVRFLQLSEERCLIDGTIDGLEPGPHGLHVHTLGDLTLGCLSCGEHYNPFGRQHGGPGDSERHVGDLGNIVAGPDGRASFRQEDRQLKVWDVIGRSLVVDAEEDDLGRGNHPLSKQTGNSGERLACGIIARSAGLFQNPKQICACDGVTLWEERDRPIAGKGRSKANTETPAAHL